CAGCCACATCATGACCCACAACGACACCAACCTGCTGGGCACGGTGCACGGCGGTGTGATCATGAAGCTCGTGGACGACGCGGCGGGCGCGGTGGCCGGCCGGCACTCCGGCGGGCCCGCGGTCACCGCGTCCATGGACGAGATGGCGTTCCTGGAGCCGGTCCGCGTCGGCGACCTCGTCCACGTCAAGGCCCAGGTCAACTGGACCGGCCGGACCTCGATGGAGGTCGGCGTCCGCGTCCTGGCCGAACGCTGGAACGAGTCCGCCCCCGCCACCCAGGTCGGCTCCGCCTATCTGGTCTTCGCCGCCGTCGACGCCGACGGCAAGCCCCGCGCGGTCCCTCCGGTCCTCCCGGAGACGGAACGCGACGAACGCCGCTACCAGGAGGCCCAGATCCGGCGGACCCATCGACTGGCCCGGCGGCGGGCCATCCGGGAGCTGCGGGAGCGGAGGGTGGCGGAGGGGTTGGGGGACTGAAGGAAACCGAGGGGGACTGAAGGGGACGGAGAGGGACTGAGGTGGCGGCATACGCACCTCGCCCTCCGCCCCGGAAGAGCGGGCGAAGGGCGACGGTGGCGTCCAAGGACTCCGGGGACCCCTACGGCCCCTACGGCCCCTACGGCAGGTTCCTCGCCATCACGATCCGCTGAACTTGGTTCGTGCCTTCATAAATCTGGGTGCTTTACAGGCCATACCGCGCTGACCTGCACGAACAACCCTCTCAGAGGGACCTGCCCAGCATTTCTCCATGATCGTCAAGAGTCTGCCCAGGTAGGGGGGCACTGATGGCATCTCCTCCGACCGGTCCGAGGAGTGGCAGGCTCCGGGCAGGTTACGCGGTTTCCTGTTCCGTCAACCGTGATCGCTTGACCGGTGCGCCTCACCCTCGGGAGCATCAACCCAGTGCGGGGCACTGGCAGCGGCATGGGAGAGGGGAACCCAGACCATGAAGGTCACCAAGCTGGTCAGCACGTGCGACATCAAGGACTGTCCGACCATCTACGCGACAGACCGAGGCACCCTCCTGGTTCAAGGCGAGACGCCCACCGATCACAGGCTGGAAATTCCCGCTCACGAAACCCTGGTCGAGATCCCCATGGAACTGATTCAGAAGGCCATTCGTGACAACCTCCTCTAAGACCCTCGGCGACCTCTTCGAATCTTTCGAGCGCGAGGCGTTCCGCCTGGAGACTCTGGACGACTACAGCCAGTCGGGGAACGTGGACGCTTTCCAGGCATTCCAGGCCGGGGAGCCTCAGCCGAAGGACTACAACGCGGGCTGGATCGAAGAACTCCGCTCACACACCGAGAAGGGGAAGCGGGTTTACCGGGTGCACATTCTGTCGCGCCCACTCACGGACTATCTTTGCTTCGAACTCGGGTGGGGCTACCGGAAGAACATGACCGGAGGCGAAGAGTTCTTCATCCTCGACGTCACCGAGAATCCCAACCCGCTGGAAAACGTCCCGGATTTCTGGTTCTTCGACTCCTCCTCCGTGGCCGTCATGAACTATGACGAAAACGGGAAGTACCTCGGATCGGAAGTGCTGCCACCGGAACGTACGGCGGAATTCGCGCAGTACCGTGACGCGGCACTCGCACACGCAGAACCATTTAACGAATGGTGGGCC
This window of the Streptomyces sp. NBC_01275 genome carries:
- a CDS encoding DUF6879 family protein, encoding MTTSSKTLGDLFESFEREAFRLETLDDYSQSGNVDAFQAFQAGEPQPKDYNAGWIEELRSHTEKGKRVYRVHILSRPLTDYLCFELGWGYRKNMTGGEEFFILDVTENPNPLENVPDFWFFDSSSVAVMNYDENGKYLGSEVLPPERTAEFAQYRDAALAHAEPFNEWWAKYGA
- a CDS encoding acyl-CoA thioesterase → MTDQVTAADSGSTPDIQDLPDIPGKPTSASRTTLSHIMTHNDTNLLGTVHGGVIMKLVDDAAGAVAGRHSGGPAVTASMDEMAFLEPVRVGDLVHVKAQVNWTGRTSMEVGVRVLAERWNESAPATQVGSAYLVFAAVDADGKPRAVPPVLPETERDERRYQEAQIRRTHRLARRRAIRELRERRVAEGLGD